One Aerosakkonema funiforme FACHB-1375 genomic window, TAAATTAGTGCGGCAATATCATCCCAAGCCGGAACGGATGCTATTTTGGACTGGCTACAGTTTTGAACCGGAATATCAGGATGCGGTAGTTTATGCTTGGTTAAGCGATCGTCAAGTTTGGGGAGTTGATATTGCCAAACAGTTGCGAGGCGGCAAATTAGATCGAGTTTTGCGGTTACTTTCCGGCACTTGGACAAGTCTAGGATATGGAATAGAAACTAATTCGATGTCTAAACATTTGCCCAAAATTTATCAAATCATCCTGCAAGAAGAACTACAAGCAGCAGAAAATTGAACATCGCAGTGAGTAACAAAAATCCCCCCATCTTTGCGAGTTGGGGGGTTAAATTATCAGGGTGCATCTACCTATTCTCTTGTTTCTTTGATTGCTAAAACAATCAGGATAAATTTGTCAGGAATTTCAGACCGTGCCATAGATAAAAAAAAATCCCCACCTTTGTGAGGTGGGGGTTTGAATTATCAGGGTGCATTCATCTTCTCTTTTCTGGTAGTGGTAGTAAGCATCAGGATAAATTACCGATCTTTTTGGCAAAAGTAGCGATCGCATCCGCCAACAAAAAACCCCCAACCCTTGTGAGGCGGGGGTTTAAATTATCAGGGTGCATCTACCTATTCTCTTTTTTCTCTCTTGGCGTTAGCTTTCAGGATCGTTTGACAAAAATTTTAGGGTGTCGGTACGATCGCATCCGCCAACAAAAAACCCCCAACCCTTGTGAGGCGGGGGTTTAAAATTATCAGGGTGCATCTACCTATTCTCTTTTTTCTCTCTTGGCGTCAGCTTTCAGGATCGTTTCACAAAAATTTTGTTACGGCAAAAACCGATCCAAAGCAGCCTTTAACTCTTCAATTTCCACCTCAATATTCCCTTCTTTAGCAGCGCGGGCAATACACTCGGTTAAATGTTCGTCGAGAATCATTCTCGCTACCCGATCTAAAGCACCCCGGACTGCGGCAATCTGCACCAGCACATCAGGACAGGGTTTACTCTCCTGTACCATATTCTTAATGCCTCGCACATGTCCTTCAATACGAGACAAACGGTTAACTACCCGGCGCAGCGACTCTTCCGAGTGAACGTGAGAATGAGTGGAATGTCCTTCCTCATGAGAATGATGGGTATGGATATGACGCGCATCATCTTTGCTTGCTTCATCACATCGGGGAGAAAGTTTTTCTTTCTCCGTATATAAAATTTCGTCTTTAGATCCAATCATCCTTAAGTCGTGGAACAGCCGTAATCAAGATCCTAACTTACAAAACAGCAAATATAATTTATCGCTGCATTTTGGCAGCAACTGACAGCCCCTGAACTGTAAAAATAATTTTAGATATCATCCTTTCTACACAAACGGAAAAACTTCATTAGCACAGCGGAGCCAAAAAATCAAGCTATGCAGAGTGAAAAAATCTATCACCTTTTGGGTAAGATCGCTCGTTATGGACTTGCCACTTTTTTAGGGGCAGTTCTGATCTCGGGCGCGATCGCAGTCCTACCCTCTCAAGCAAGCCCCAAGGCAAGTATAAATTCAGCTCTTCCCCCAGAGCAAAGCATTGGGCTAAAGGTTCCTCAAACAAAGCAAAGTAACAGTTTTGTAACCGCAGCAGTGAATCGGGTAGGCCCAGCCGTGGTCAGAATCGATACAGAGCGCACGGTTAGCAGGCGCTTAGATCCGTTTTTTGACGATCCATTTTTCCGGCGTTTCTTTGGAGAAGATTTCACCGCACAGCCCAGACAAGAACTGCTGCGCGGCCAAGGTTCCGGGTTCATCATCGACAAAGGCGGCATCATTCTTACCAATGCCCACGTAGTTAACCAAGCCGATAAAGTGATGGTGAGGCTGAAGGATGGGCGCTCCTTAGAAGGACAAGTACGCGGTGTTGACGAAATAACCGACTTAGCTGTAGTCAAGATTGATGCTCGGGATAGAGATTTACCCGTAGCATCGCTAGGCGATTCATCACAGGTGCAGGTAGGAGATTGGGCGATCGCAGTCGGCAATCCTTTAGGGCTTGACAATACTGTCACTTTAGGAATTGTCAGCACTCTGCATCGCTCTTCCACAGAAGTTGGCGTTCCGGATAAACGATTGGATTTTATTCAAACTGACGCAGCAATCAATCCCGGTAATTCTGGTGGCCCGCTGTTAAACGAGTATGGAGAGGTAATTGGAATTAACACCGCCATTCGCGCCGATGCAATGGGCATTGGCTTTGCCATTCCGATTAACAAAGCAAAAGAAATTAGCGTTGTTCTCGCACGGGGTCAAAAAGTCCCTCACCCTTATATAGGAGTTCAAATGATTACGCTAACACCGGAGTTGGCGAAGCAAAATAATGACGATCCAAATACACCTTTCACCATCCCAGAGGTGAAAGGTGTACTTGTGATGAAAGTTTTGCCTAACACACCAGCTGCTAGAGGAGGTCTTCGCAAAGGAGATGCGATCGTGGAAATTGATGGCACTCCCGTTACCAGTGCGGAAACTTTGCAAAATATAGTTGAATCTTCCCGTGTAGGTCAGGTATTGAATCTCGTTGTCCGACGTGGCTCTGAAACCTTGCAGCTATCAGTGCGGACAGGCGAACTGCAATCTTAGCTAGGAGATAGGTAAGAGAGGGCGTCCGGGTTAGGGGGAGCCAAAAGTCAAAAGTCAAAACTAGGAATTCCTTGCTACTATCAGATCTCTCCTCGCTCTAGCTTTCCCTTTGTGCCTCTTCCTCTTGTTTTTGACTTTTGACTTTTTAAGCCCTAATCCATATCGTCTTCGTCGTCCTCGTCATCTTCATCTTCGTCTTCGTCATCTAAATCGCTACCGATAAGTTCATCATCTTCTTCAAGAATAGAGGAAGAAAAGTTAGAGCCGTATGAGCCGTAACCTGATGAGCCATTGGAGCGCAGATTTTGCGAAGTTGTTTCCCCGTTCAAGGGTGAAATCGAATCCAAAGCCGATTCTACGCGGTAAACGCGAGCGGTGCGATCGTCTAAAATAACTTCTCCCGGTTCGTCATCGAGGACACCGCTGCCGTCGTAAGACAAGTCCACATCTGCTACACTCATTTCTTCATAGGCATTGAATCCCGTACCTGCGGGAATCAAGCGACCGATGATGACATTTTCCTTGAGTCCGCGCAGCCAGTCAGATTTACCTTCGATCGCTGCTTCTGTAAGAACGCGAGTAGTTTCTTGGAAGCTGGCAGCGGAGATGAAGCTATCCGTGTTGAGGGAAGCTTTGGTAATCCCCAGCAACACGGGGGTGTACTGGGCGGGTGCGCCTCCGGTGATAGACATAGCTTCGTTGACTTGCTCGACTTGACGCAATTCCACTAATTCTCCGGGAAGCATGGTGGTATCGCCGCCATCGTCTATACGGACTTTGGAAGTCATTTGGCGGACGATCACTTCGATATGTTTGTCGGAGATGTCAATTCCTTGCGATTGGTATACAGATTGGACTTCGTTAACAAGGAACGTTTGGGTAGCTCGCAAACTCGTCAGCGCCGCTTCGTAAATGCCTGTTTGTTCGCGATTCAACTCGAAGAAGATTTCCAGAATTTCGTGGGGATTCGCTGGGCCATCGGTCAGCGGTTCGCCTGCTTTGACTTCTTGACCGTCAGAGACGATCAAGTTTTGTCCCGGCCCAATGGGATAGGAACCCACCACGCCATCATGTTCTATGACTTTGATTTCCGTAGGCTCGTCTTCGTTATACACCAGTTGGACAACACCCGGACGGCGAGAAAGTATGCAGGCTTCTTTAGGTTTGCGAGCTTCCAGAAGTTCTTCAATCCGAGGCAACCCCTGGATAATGTCACCTGTTTTGGTGCGCTCGAACACCAGTAGTACCAGGTTGTCGCCCCGCTGTACGAGGTCGCCATCATCGATATGCAGTACGGCTCCTGTGGATACGCGGTAGGGACGGGCGATTCGCAGGACGATGTGGGTATCGGTTACTTCTACTACTTGGCCGGATTCCGATGCGCGGATGCCGGGGGCGATCGGACTACCCGCTACGAGCAGGTCGCCTGTTTTGACGCTGGGTTTTTGGTTTTGTGTGTCTACTTGAACTAAGTCGGCATTGCGGACTACCAGCACCCGCCGAATTGCTTCCGCTCCTTCCCGGATACCCCGGACAAGACCTGCTTCTTTACATTGAATTTCTGTGCGAGCGACCACTGCACCGGGGGGGATTTGCTGACCGTCGGTGACGAGCAAGCGGGTGTTAGTGCTGCCTTGGGTGGCGTCGGCGGCGACATCGCGACGGATCACCAGAGATTCCAGAATTACCAGTTGCAGTCGCCATATTTCTGGGTTTTCTTTGTCGGGGACAAGTTCGATATCTGCGGCTAGTTGCGGTGCTTCTTTGCCTATTTCCAGGACTAATTGCGTGCGAAGCAGTTCTAAGCCTTCTACAGATTTGACTCGTTCGCCATCTTTATAAGGAAGCCGCTGGACGGCTCGCAGTTCTAGCTGAGTACCGCTGTCTTGGGTTTCGCTTTGGCTGCCGCGTTGGGCGGGGACAGAGGGTTGGTCGGGGATGGTGTATTCGACGATCGGGCGCAGCAATAGTGCTGGACCTTCTGGCGTTTCGATGTATTCGATGTAACGCAGATCGTTGACTTGCAGTCCCGGTACGACTTCTTGGCCGGGAGAAGCTAGGCTGCCGGTTTCGGGGATGATTTCTTCTGGGTCTTCGATCGTATGCAGGTCTCCTGGCTTGATCGCGATTTCCCGCAGGATGTCGTTTTTCTGGACGACTTCGACTACGCCGGAGACGCTGCAA contains:
- a CDS encoding glycoside hydrolase family 24 protein yields the protein MCQSSPEKRSQRDSSSGLYGTVPLVMKGGDPYIRALMRTISASESNVPHPYSVIYGGQQVSDLSRHPNQCVTIVTGPNVGNCSTAAGRYQMLNRTWYKLVRQYHPKPERMLFWTGYSFEPEYQDAVVYAWLSDRQVWGVDIAKQLRGGKLDRVLRLLSGTWTSLGYGIETNSMSKHLPKIYQIILQEELQAAEN
- a CDS encoding metal-sensing transcriptional repressor, with the translated sequence MIGSKDEILYTEKEKLSPRCDEASKDDARHIHTHHSHEEGHSTHSHVHSEESLRRVVNRLSRIEGHVRGIKNMVQESKPCPDVLVQIAAVRGALDRVARMILDEHLTECIARAAKEGNIEVEIEELKAALDRFLP
- a CDS encoding HhoA/HhoB/HtrA family serine endopeptidase → MQSEKIYHLLGKIARYGLATFLGAVLISGAIAVLPSQASPKASINSALPPEQSIGLKVPQTKQSNSFVTAAVNRVGPAVVRIDTERTVSRRLDPFFDDPFFRRFFGEDFTAQPRQELLRGQGSGFIIDKGGIILTNAHVVNQADKVMVRLKDGRSLEGQVRGVDEITDLAVVKIDARDRDLPVASLGDSSQVQVGDWAIAVGNPLGLDNTVTLGIVSTLHRSSTEVGVPDKRLDFIQTDAAINPGNSGGPLLNEYGEVIGINTAIRADAMGIGFAIPINKAKEISVVLARGQKVPHPYIGVQMITLTPELAKQNNDDPNTPFTIPEVKGVLVMKVLPNTPAARGGLRKGDAIVEIDGTPVTSAETLQNIVESSRVGQVLNLVVRRGSETLQLSVRTGELQS
- a CDS encoding DNA-directed RNA polymerase subunit beta', whose amino-acid sequence is MADQNKTVFRNRIVDKGQLKRLIEWSFTNYGTAKTAQMADKLKDLGFRYATKAGVSISVDDLQVPDSKQQLLEAAEEEIRLTEQRYTRGEITEVERFQKVIDTWNSTSEALKDEVVRNFRKNNPLNSVYMMAFSGARGNISQVRQLVGMRGLMADPQGEIIDLPIKTNFREGLTVTEYIISSYGARKGLVDTALRTADSGYLTRRLVDVAQDVIIREIDCGTTRGITMRSMTDGDRILIPLKDRLLGRMLAQDVTHPKTGIIIARRNEPISNELAEKIAKAGVEELVLRSPLTCEAARSVCQHCYAWSLAHASMVDLGEAVGIIAAQSIGEPGTQLTMRTFHTGGVFTGEVARQVRSTQEGVVRYEKGLRTRAFRTRHGEEAQIAETNGELVITPKDKTLERTIVPVTQGSIILVLDATTIPSNQILAEVPIAGRNVRRATEKAVKDVASDLAGEVLFADLVPEEKTDRQGNTTRIAQRGGLVWILSGEVYNLPPGAEPVVKNASEVKPGSVLAETKLITEHGGVVRLPQESKTSSSGGREIEIITASVLLDTSLVRIESYQGRDHYLIETTSGQSFSLKATPGTKVQNNQVVAELIDDRYRTQTGGIIKYAGVDVAKRGKAKQGYEVVKGGTLLWIPEETHEVNKDISLLLVEDGQFVEAGTEVVKDIFCSVSGVVEVVQKNDILREIAIKPGDLHTIEDPEEIIPETGSLASPGQEVVPGLQVNDLRYIEYIETPEGPALLLRPIVEYTIPDQPSVPAQRGSQSETQDSGTQLELRAVQRLPYKDGERVKSVEGLELLRTQLVLEIGKEAPQLAADIELVPDKENPEIWRLQLVILESLVIRRDVAADATQGSTNTRLLVTDGQQIPPGAVVARTEIQCKEAGLVRGIREGAEAIRRVLVVRNADLVQVDTQNQKPSVKTGDLLVAGSPIAPGIRASESGQVVEVTDTHIVLRIARPYRVSTGAVLHIDDGDLVQRGDNLVLLVFERTKTGDIIQGLPRIEELLEARKPKEACILSRRPGVVQLVYNEDEPTEIKVIEHDGVVGSYPIGPGQNLIVSDGQEVKAGEPLTDGPANPHEILEIFFELNREQTGIYEAALTSLRATQTFLVNEVQSVYQSQGIDISDKHIEVIVRQMTSKVRIDDGGDTTMLPGELVELRQVEQVNEAMSITGGAPAQYTPVLLGITKASLNTDSFISAASFQETTRVLTEAAIEGKSDWLRGLKENVIIGRLIPAGTGFNAYEEMSVADVDLSYDGSGVLDDEPGEVILDDRTARVYRVESALDSISPLNGETTSQNLRSNGSSGYGSYGSNFSSSILEEDDELIGSDLDDEDEDEDDEDDEDDMD